Proteins encoded in a region of the Panicum hallii strain FIL2 chromosome 3, PHallii_v3.1, whole genome shotgun sequence genome:
- the LOC112886298 gene encoding D-amino-acid transaminase, chloroplastic-like, with amino-acid sequence MQGEDRQVPVYASGIQVLEKLQEKWESTQRRYPAMYSSVVGGIILDPSMMVIPIDDHMVHRGHGVFDTATIFDGCLYELDSHLDRLLASASKAKIDPPFPRETMRGILIQMTAASGCKDGSIKYWLSAGPGDFLLSPTGCTGPAFYAVAIAASAATRRSQQNDGVRAITTTVPMKHPFFAGIKSVNYLPNALALVEAEARGAYAPVWVDEDGCVAEGPTMNVAFVTADGDLVLPAFEKVLSGCTAKRLLALAPRLVEAGLLRSAGDARISADEARRCAEMMFVGSGLPVLPVVEWDGQQVGDGRVGKVSLALSELLRDDMKSGPDRIPVPYS; translated from the exons GGGAGGATCGCCAGGTGCCGGTGTACGCGTCGGGCATCCAG GTACTCGAAAAGCTTCAAGAGAAATGGGAATCCACCCAGCGACGGTACCCAGCAATGTACTCCAGTGTCGTTGGTGGCATCATCCTTGATCCATCCATGATGGTGATCCCCATCGACGACCACATGGTCCACCGAGGCCATGGCGTCTTCGACACCGCCACCATATTTGATGG ATGCTTGTACGAGCTGGATTCACACCTGGACCGGCTGCTAGCATCTGCATCCAAAGCAAAGATAGACCCACCATTCCCGCGCGAGACGATGCGAGGAATTCTGATCCAGATGACCGCAGCCTCCGGATGCAAGGACGGCTCGATCAAGTACTGGCTGAGCGCCGGCCCCGGCGACTTCCTGCTTTCCCCGACGGGCTGCACGGGACCCGCGTTCTacgccgtcgccatcgccgcctccgccgcaacTCGCCGCTCTCAGCAGAACGATGGCGTCAGGGCGATCACCACCACCGTGCCGATGAAGCACCCGTTCTTCGCGGGGATCAAGAGCGTCAACTACCTCCCGAACGCGCTGGCGCtggtggaggcggaggcgcggggcgcGTACGCGCCGGTCTGGGTCGACGAGGACGGGTGCGTCGCGGAGGGGCCCACGATGAACGTCGCGTTCGTGACGGCGGACGGGGACCTGGTGCTGCCGGCGTTCGAGAAGGTCCTCAGTGGGTGCACGGCCAAGCGGCTGCTCGCGCTTGCGCCGAGGCTGGTCGAGGCCGGGCTTCTCAGGAGTGCCGGAGACGCGAGGATCTCTGCCGACGAGGCCAGGCGGTGCGCCGAGATGATGTTCGTCGGGAGCGGGCTGCCGGTGCTGCCGGTCGTCGAGTGGGACGGCCAGCAAGTTGGGGATG GGCGAGTTGGGAAGGTCAGTCTTGCCCTGTCTGAATTGCTCCGGGATGACATGAAGTCTGGTCCAGATAGGATTCCCGTTCCTTACAGTTAA